From a region of the Solanum stenotomum isolate F172 chromosome 2, ASM1918654v1, whole genome shotgun sequence genome:
- the LOC125855634 gene encoding ubiquitin carboxyl-terminal hydrolase 3: MGAAGSKLEKALGDQFPEGERYFGLENFGNTCYCNSVLQALYFCVPFREQLLDYYSNNKNLADGDENLLTCLADLFVQISSQKKKTGVIAPKRFVQRLKKQNEIFRSYMHQDAHEFLNYLLNELVDILEKEASAAKSDQETSSPTEKIANGPTSVQANGVKKEPLVTWVHKNFQGILTNETKCLRCETVTARDETFLDLSLDIEQNSSITSCLKNFSSTETLNAEDKFFCDKCCSLQEAQKRMKIKKPPHILVIHLKRFKYIEQLGRYKKLSYRVVFPLELKLSNTVEDADAEYSLFAVVVHVGSGPNHGHYVSLVKSHNHWLFFDDENVEMIDESAVQTFFGSAQEYSSNTDHGYILFYERVSNGSTS; this comes from the exons ATGGGTGCAGCAGGTTCCAAACTCGAGAAAGCTCTGGGTGACCAGTTTCCTGAAGGAGAACGTTACTTTGGCCTCGAGAATTTCGGCAATACTTGCTATTGTAACAGCGTTCTTCag GCTCTATATTTCTGTGTTCCATTTCGAGAACAGCTACTGGATTATtattcaaataacaaaaatcTTGCTGACGGAGATGAAAATCTCTTGACATGCCTTGCTGACCTGTTTGTGCAG ATAAGCTCACAAAAGAAGAAAACTGGTGTCATTGCTCCCAAGCGCTTCGTACAGAGATTGAAGAAGCAGAATGAGATTTTCCGCAGTTATATGCATCAG GACGCACACGAATTTTTAAACTATTTACTGAACGAACTGGTTGACATACTGGAGAAAGAAGCCAGTGCAGCTAAAAGTGATCAAGAAACTTCTTCCCCAACAGAAAAAATTGCAAATGGACCAACCAGTGTTCAAGCTAATGGTGTTAAAAAAGAGCCCCTGGTTACATGGGTGCACAAAAATTTCCAG GGTATACTCACAAATGAAACGAAGTGCTTGCGTTGTGAGACTGTAACTGCAAGAGATGAGACATTTCTTGATTTGAGCCTCGACATTGAACAGAACAGTTCAATAACTAGCTGCCTGAAGAACTTTAGTTCCACAGAGACTTTGAATGCAGAGGATAAATTCTTCTGTGACAAGTGTTGCAG CTTGCAGGAAGCTCAGAAGAGGATGAAGATTAAAAAGCCCCCTCACATCCTAGTTATCCATTTGAAGCGATTTAAGTACATTGAACAGCTTGGTAGGTATAAGAAGCTCTCATACCGTGTTGTCTTCCCACTTGAGCTGAAGCTGAGCAATACAGTTGAGGATGCAGACGCTGAGTATTCCTTATTCGCTGTGGTAGTCCATGTTGGGAGTGGACCAAACCACGGACACTACGTCAGCCTTGTGAAGAGTCACAACCACTGGTTGTTCTTTGACGATGAGAATGTTGAGATGATTGATGAGTCAGCTGTTCAAACATTTTTTGGGTCAGCTCAAGAGTATTCCAGCAATACAGACCACGGGTACATCTTATTTTACGAGAGAGTCTCCAATGGAAGCACTAGTTAG